GCATGCTCATTATAACGAAGATGTTCAATTTCTATATCATCGCCATTACCGTTCGTATATTGAGAAACATTTGTCTCCAGGTGTTCTTTCTCGGTGATAAGAAAATGAAGTTTCGAAGTAAAAAAATCTTCTTTATAGATATCTTGAATAGCAGCACAAGATCCTGCAATTGAAGTAAACTGTTTGTTTCACATGAAAAGAAACTCCAAAGCTGACAGATCTAGTGAATATATTTGAGAAAAATGCTACTGACCAGATATTAAGGGCTCAAAAAAGACACTATCCTTCTTTAATCGGTTGTTTAGTTTccagatgtcaagaaaagaacaAGGACAGTTTTTCTTCTCCCGACGTATACCAGAGGTATCGCTTAATGCATTCTTTATATGCCTATACAACCgggtaaaaatatttaaacaggAACATATGTAAACTGAAAGTGAATAAATCACTTTTAGAAACCATACTGGTTGCTGAATACAGTTGACTCATCGAAAAACTGCTTTCTCTTTCCTTTTCTCCTTTGAACTTTTGGTTGTGCAACAGGTGGAGTTTCTTGTATTTTTATCTCAGGTGTCGGGTGGACTGCAAACGAAAGGATCAGATGTCATTGACAGGTGCAACGTATATCTAAACTTTTATGATCATAGACTTATAACACCCACCAAAATTTATCGAGGTATCCAAGTGCTCGAATGAATGTTCTTCATGCCTATGGGATGAAGGAGAAAGCCCTTCTGGAAACACTGCATCTGCTCTAACTGGAGTATAGGTTTCTTTATCTTTCAAGATTTGCTCCTCGAGGTATTTGTCTGGATCAGCACAATCAGGCAGAATGGGAgaactactgaaatgaaattcttgtTTAGCATTACGCATTATTTCAATGCTTGGCGGATCTTGTGGGCTGCGATTTCCGATAGTTCTTTCATCAATGCCAATTGGACTTTGTCGGGACCGGTGCTTATGACCAGCATCTGTATCCAGTTGAACTGGAGGGGTAACACTGTAAGAATAATGAAGAGATTCATAACTTATTCAAGAAGGTAATGAAttgttaaattttgaaaatttgctTTATTCTTACTCCTCCAAAGGCACAGCCTCTGCTgctaaattttcttgtgtgaaTGATGAATCTCTGAGGTCATCCTATAAGAACATCGTTTttgtaatgaaaataatataaaatttaaatgcaTCAATTCACAAACTAAAGGATGCACAAAATTGGCACCTCATTAAAAGAGACAACAATGTAAGGATCTTTTCCAGTTGGAACTTGATCTGTTGGATACAAATCAAGAGGCTCACTATCAGTACGAATAGGAGAAAAAAGATAATAAACAAGAGAGCAGCCATTTAAACATCAATACCCATCAACGTTATATCGTCCTGGCTCTTAATGTGTGGATCTTGGCCCCTAAAAGACAAATTCCTGAATCTATCAGCATATTTTTCTAACAGAGGACAATGTAGGCAATTTCATCAAAACATACCAgtctttataaaaatcatctaCATCCATAGCATCAAGATCAAAAGTTTGCGGTAAAGTGACAGAATGATATGGAGCATGATTCGCATCTTCTGGCAGATTGACATTGACAGATGTAAAGACTCTATTTATTGTAATCCTTACATCATTACAATAGTCATAGAGATAGTCAACTTGCTTTGAATATATCCGTACGACTCCGAGCAAAAGATGTCCTGACATTCTTAGAGCTAAGGGCACCTCAGGGTACATGATTCGTTCTGTAAAATAAGCAGCAAACACTTGTTTCATCAACAAAGATCAAAACTATCGACAGATACAATTTGAAAAGAAGGGAATGGACATATGATGTAAGGAATAAAGCCGAGCATCATCCCTTTTTGCACATAAGTAAACCGAGCATCGTCCCATTTTGCACATAAGTAACTAACTGCAGACTGAATAACCAAAATAATGCTCTTAAAGACTAAGCACCAAGCATCAACTACAAGGAAacttgaaataataataattcagtaGGCTCAGTCATATAATTGACCAACATACAAAATACATTCTATCTAGACAAAGGAACCGAAAAATTAATTCTCAATTATTCAGAGGCTTCAAAAATGTAGAGGTACGGGATCAAACTCTACTTGGAGCTTCCAAACGACAAGAAATTACAAAGAAATAATGCTGTGATACCGAAATATATATCTAATCACGGGAAAATATAATCTTTATGGAACACTTGTAGGCATAAGAAATATAAACCAACCAAAATGTAATATTTAAAAGAATATTCTAATCTTACCACACACAAAAAAAGTGAaagtaaaaaatagtaaattcTAGAAACCATCGGCGTTCAGGATTAGCAAAATGAAACTAAAACAGTGAATCTTTGTCAATGTATAAAAGATTCCGAAGCCCATTGAATTAAAAATCGATCATTTCTTTAATCTTCATTCagttcaataaaaaatattaaatcttTCGAGAAAGCCAGTGCATCAGATATTACATCCAAAAAAAAAGTCAGCTTTTATTATCAAAGTTCGATAGATTTCAATCAAGACCGACGGATGACAATTGCAAATCGACCATAATAAATGGAGAAAATCAGAGAAAATGCACAGATGGGGACGGACCAACAGTCGATGGAATGTCAGTTGAGGTGTAATGAGATTTCTTGAGCTTGTGCTGCAAATGGGCCGCGCACCAAACCGTTCCCAACGGCCCCTTCCTGGCCAAGAATGTATGCGAGAAAAACATCGTCTTTTCCGACTACCCTCTTCGATTTCGCATGTATCTAAACATATATACACAGGCCTGTgtatgtctatatatatatatatatctcgtagCTTGTGTGTCGAACTTGCGGGTGGGTTTTACAGGGGAGGGAGAGGCGGGAAGGGGAAGAGGCGCGAAATGggtaaaatatcaataaattcCGAAATTGTCAATACAAAACAGGGCTGCTTATTTCGGTTATTTACGTAACTGCCACCCAAATTTTTTAGtcatataaaatatggaaaaaaattgtttttaatataaaCTCTaactatatataaaaaatatatatatagattattaTATTTAGCGAGCACGAGATTCTATCGtatgaataaaaattatatttggaTGGATGAATTTTagaaattcatattttatttatgagtaagtctcttgtgacacgatttcacgaatttttatttgtgagacggatcaaccctactgatattcacaataaaaagtaatactcttagaataaaaagtaatactcttagcatgaatgacacaaataagagatctgtctcacaaaatacgactcataagaccgtctcacacaagtttttgcccttatttatttacatattaGTTACACAGAatatgatgaatttcaaataactTTATCATTTGGTGAACTTTAAATCAATGctaattaatattaaatattatataaaaatgaaaaatgtgtatttgaaatttatgatatttctTATCTATCTACAAAATATGTttgaatatatttgaaatccatatatttaaaatgttttaatCCAAACACGAATATTTAATGTAATTTTAaggttttaatattttattttattgaagaaaatattgatattgacactataaatttgaaatttctgCATGTGCAATAAGTTTGCTTGGCTGACCCTTTTTCTCACTTTAGATCAAATCATAAAATTTTCTCAAAGAAGAATCTTCCATTTATGCCAGATAAGATTGTTAGGAAAAATCTAGAAATTCAAATTTTCGtttgaaattattaaatttgatcTGGTAAACTAGATTTATATTTCACGGGTTTTTTATAAATCCAGGTAAAATAAAActtttgtttatttaattatttcctcaatagatttttttatacaaaaacttgtatgagacgatctcacggatcgtattttgtaagacggatctcttatttgagtcgtctacgaaaaaatattactttttatgttaagagtattactttttattgtaactattgataggattgacccgtctcacagagaAAGATTCGTTAgacgtctcacaaaagacctactcttttttttatgcatttgtgAGGTAAATAGAACtacttgtttatttatttaaaactttctaatttttattgtttttcctATTTTTTTAATACATATAATAAGGTAAATTGGGTTAACCTACACTTGATTCATGGCTTGATCACAATTCAAATACATTAAAATCCAATTTTATATAATTGGTCGTTCCTATTTTTTCCatttattgaataatatttGTTCGGAAAATAAAACACACATTGCATGGAGAAGCCATGATGACTTTGTGCGCACACCTTAACCGAAAAACTGAACAAAACTTGCTCCAAGAACCAAGATACACTATGCAAACGCATGTGCACCATGCTCAAAAGTTGCAGCAACAAGGCGTGTTGCACGGGCTCGCGCATTAAATCGTAAAATCTGTTTCATGAAATTTCCTTCAAAAACAGATTATTAAAACCAATCTCAACAATTCAAATCCAACTCGGCATTGTCAACTATTATGACTATAAGATATACTTTCGATGATCTTAGTTGGCGAAACTGACAGATAATTCGGGCCCTTACAGCATCCAACAACACATAAACTTTACCTTGTCTGCTGATTATCAAAATGTAGCCTTGACTCTTGATTCTTACAAAGTTAAATATCTAAATCTCTATAGCATAATCAAATGCAATTGCAGATACAGAATGCTACGATCCACCGGCAATCCTATGCTTTATTAACCCGAATCTTCTGTCCCTCGAGAACCTGCAAACAAACTAGGATATAAGAGAGAATACGAGAATTTCAAAGATGTGATGAGCTATCTCTTGGACGGTTGTAAACAATTCAtaaaatttcgataattttttTTGCAGTACGAGTATCCCCTTAAACATAGGACATTAAAATGGAGTGGGGATGCACGACTAGTAAAGCTTTAAAATTATCAAACACTACAACATGATGTTTGCTAGCGTGTCACGTGTGCGAATAACTGGAATGCCATAAGCTCGTCCTAAAAATTCATATGACCACCCACCGTATTATTTAGAACAGATATGGCAGTTTCCACGTCCTCTTCTGAAGAGAAGGTAACAAAGCCATATCCACTGGATTTTGAGGTCACTGGAAGTCGGGATACCTTTGCACTGAGAACTTTCCCCTTTTCTGAGAAAAAGTCTTTCAGTGTTTCTGTAGTTACATTCTTTGCAAGATTGCCCACATAAACTTTGTAGGGACTGTCAATGAATTTGGAATCATCCACTTGAAGAAAAGACACATCTGAGGATGTCAACGGTTTTTCTGTTGCGTTGACTTTGATTGTACGTCCTCCAATTTCCTAACAGAAAAGAGTGTGCGGTCGATAATTATTGTTCAATGTGTTCTCTTGAAACTTTTAAAACAGATAATCTTACTGTCCCATTAAGCTTTTCAATAGTAGCAATTGCCTCCTCGGCTGACTTCATAGTTACAAATGCAAATCTCCTGCTCCTTCCAGAGTACTTATCATACATGACCTACAAACACAGCATTGTAAATGTTATGTTATTTGGACCGGAATGTAGTGATCCAAGTAAAGATCTTGAACCGCCTAAAGTCGTAAATACTGAAAACTTCCCACTTTGTGCTCAACCATATCTTTTTAAAATTGTGCTTCTTAATAAGTTCACCCAAATTGTGCAAGTTGGTGATGTTTATACACTGCTGGAATATAATTTCCAGAATATTTACCCTTCTTTTGTCTATTTATTTCCATTAGCATCAAATTCTGTCAAACAAGAATCTAAAATTAAATAAGAACACAAATTGAAGGCTCTAGAAACTTATAGAAGAGTCTGATGACTTTCTGTCAATATATTAAACTAAACATCATTGTCAAACTTTAATTCAATGATGGCAAAAAAGATCTTCAAACTTATTTTGACACCCCCAGATGAAATTGAAAAACCGATCCCAAAACAATGAATGATAAATCACTTGTATCAATACAGTCCAAAAAAGGGCTCTCGTGCTTAACTCGATAGTTATGCAATAACTAATTTCTCACTAAGCTCCTTTGCTAGTCGTTCAAACtaccaaaaagaaaaaaaattatcgaGAATGGAATTGTAATGGTGCATCTTGAATGAAGACTCAATATCCACCTTCACCTGCTGAAGAATTCAAGAATTTGATTCAATTATTATGACTAAACTCAATTCAAACTTGTTCAAAGTTCTCAAAAGGTAATCTATACCTACCAACAACAAATTGCGACTCGAATGTCAGAATAAAATTGCATATCCTGTGACTCCTTCTAGAGCATCATTTCATTCAACTCTTTATACTccaaaataaatcaaaactaaTCCTCAACACAAGCTCATTATGAACAAGACTACACGACACTCCAACTACTAAACTGACCCCAAAATAATAGGGATGGGAGGACGGGCGCCACAGTGTCGGCTCCTCTAACGAAGAAAGGCAGCCCAATCCGAATTCTTGAGTacatatataactcaattcgaGCACGAAAAGCCAAAACTTGAGCCCGAAATCCAAAAGACCACCCATTCGTTGAATACATGTACAAATAACGATAATCAACTCAACATTCAGcggaaagaaaacaaaaaagtaCCTCAGCCTTCTCAACAGCACCATGCTTTTCAACAATTTTGCGGAGCTCGTCAGTGGTAATAGTACGCGGAATGTTTCCAACGTACAATCTTCTGTCAGCCTCAGACGACGGCTCCGCTGTAGAAACTTGGGCGATAACCGAATACAGCCTTCTGGGATTTGAAATGTGGATGAGCTCCTTCAAAGGGGGGAATTGGTGTCTGGGAAGCTGGAAATTGTGCTTCGGGAGATGGGATTTGAAGGGTTTCGTGGGGTTTTGCAGGAAAGTTGAAGATAGTAGAGACGAAGACGATGCAATAGTGGCCATTCCTCACTGAATTGGGTTTCAAACGTAGTCTTATGTGAAAAGAGCTTTCACAGCTTTATCCGTGAAATATTTAtcccctctttttttttttgggcttTCTTTCCTCCTTTTTTATTACcctttcattttttatttcattccaCAAATCAAAGTtgatttattctttttttttacaGATTCAAAATATAGAAAAAAAGATAAAAGAACTATTCTACAAATTATAAGGTTTTGAGAAAAAGGATATAATAgttataaatgattttattagtttattaataaataaattttaacaaaCAAGACTCATCAGGAAAATCTCAAGCGAAAGACATCATCAACAAACTTTAATCACATTAATTTCCGTCACTAAATTACTAATAATTACTATTAAAAGCTTGAGCGAAACGTTGATAGAGAGAACCACAGCTGCACAAAGACAGAACACTACGAATAGACTTGTAGCTCTTGGATCCCTCCAGCTTAAAAGAGACTGGAATCTCTCCACTTGTGTTGCAAGGCTGCCCGCGACGCTTCTTAGGCTGCCGTACCTCGTTCGAACACGTCTTGTGGTGTCGAAGTTGGAAATGTATCGAACTCTTCATCGAGTTCGTCTTTATAGGCTGCTTTTGCCCATGAAAATTTCGTATCCATATGGGCGGATGCTTTGGTCGGTACCTGTAGTTCCATATACCGATAAGGAACGTGTATAAAAAGAGTGTTGGAAGTAGCAACTCAGGATACCAGATCGGTGTCAGAAACAGGACATGGACTAGGATTGAGTTGATGGGGTTCTTCCATTGGCCAACATCGGCAAACCAATGGTTAGCAGATATGATACCGGATAGAAGTGCCATGACTCGAAAGAAATTTGCTTTGCTTCGTCTCATACTCCACATGTGGGATTCGACACCTAGCATGTACTCTACTACCTCTTTTCCGAGAGCTGGTTCAACGCGACTAAGCCTCGTGGCAACGATATTCATTGTCAGGGTCCGTGCActtagttaatatttaattaccacaCAACAAGGATTAAAtggtgtaaacagcgaaaacgagtttaaaatgttcatcagagcctacagaaatttcggcatgacctccatgtaagtaggacatcccaaaaatttcaaaacacaacaataacaatatacgctcgaaaatacCAACAAGTTCACAATCAACCAAACAAATATCctacagccgcactggccaggactagacacaacataccacaaataaaatccaaacaatataaaaacataaccatacagctacacagggcatctccctggcaaatgtatcaaaccagcataatatatatgaatatctgggaactctgacACCAACCATCCAACTACTGGGTACCACtcgctgacgctccaccagacgcgtcaaaacccctggaatgacctgctaagtcatcaaaaacaaccacaacatcaaaataaaacaGGGGTCGGACCCCAGTACGACAAACCAGTAAAATCATGACGTAAATGAAGGACATGTAATAATATCAAGTAAATGCAATGCTATGCGATGCATGAatggtaacaatggaataacggaTAGCAAATAGAGTCCAAACGAATAGCATCatcaacagtaacagtggccacccgtgccaggaatgcagcatcaaatcgccgctcgtccatgcacgtagcatcgggaatgcgagtagctaagtagctcgtccctagctgtcatctgggaatgtggctaatcctaacccactcgtccctctgatgactcaataaatctcaacagaatcaacataaatagccgtaaaaggagtcaaggctcaatatgttatgccaatacaatttatgcatgaatgcaacaaaataaacattcaatgcacataatagcaaacaacattcaCCGAATATTCTTACACGCCAATATAAGCGTCATAATGATATAGGTTTGAACGTACCTCAATTGCAACTTACAATACCACGGCAAATTCTTAAGGATTATCGACTGAACTCGCCCAACAAtaaaacctacaatataaattcgctATACACTTCAATACAATGCATACCAAACGACTAAACCAAAATAAATCATCTCGATTAAAATTCGAAATCCGGGCAGCCTATATAACCTTTCAAAATCTGGAATTCAAGCTTAATACCTCAATACTCGAGGCTAGAATGCACAACGGTAATTTCGCAAAGGTGGCTCGCCGGAACAAGTTGCCGGAAATACTGTTCACGCCGGAAACCTAGCTGGAAATTACGGAAAAAAGCTCAATTCTTCACTTTTATAAACTAATACACCAAGAACAACCAAAATTCGAAGCCAAAAGATTACCTAAATCCGAATCGAAGCTCACGCACTGTGCTGAAAAACAGGACCGATCGAGCATGCAACCTTCCGATACAAGGCAAGAAGGAAGCTAATAGAATGGAGGAAGAAAGTTTGCTAAGCTGCTGCACTATTCTCCGACCATCGGTGGCGCTACGCGACTGAAACAGAACCAAGAGAGGAGCGACGAGTTGCAAAGCTGGGGGAAAAGCTTTCTGGAATTGAGCGATTCTGATTTCTCAAATGGGTTGGggttattataataaaaatggGAAATGGGCTGGGCTTATTTTAAGTATTGGGCCTCACATTCTCCCCTActaataaaagatttcgtcctcgaaatctaacAAACACAACACTGATATCCACAACATTACATCTGATAATACATATGAAATTCAGAATACATCGCGTAATTCATTACATTCTCAAACAAATGAGGCCATTCTTGTCGCATCTTTGCCTCTAATTTCCATGTAGATTCTTCTCTTCCATGTCTACTCCATTGTACCAAAACCAATGGAATCTTCTTGCTCCTGAGCTGTCTTTCCTTACGGTCCAAAATTTGCACTGGATGTTCAACATAGCTAAGGGAACTGTCCAACTCCACATCCTCGACATTCAAGATATGAGACGGATCtggctcatacttccgcaacatagatacatgaaacacattatgTATCAAAGACAAACTCTGCGGCAAATCTAAACGATACGCCAATGTGCCAATCCTTTCAACAATCATATACGGACCAATATAACGCGGAGCTAACTTCCCTTTATGTCCGAATCTCATGGTACCCCGGAATggtgatactttcaagaaaacataatcgTCC
This sequence is a window from Primulina tabacum isolate GXHZ01 chromosome 17, ASM2559414v2, whole genome shotgun sequence. Protein-coding genes within it:
- the LOC142530340 gene encoding small ribosomal subunit protein cS22-like, which encodes MATIASSSSLLSSTFLQNPTKPFKSHLPKHNFQLPRHQFPPLKELIHISNPRRLYSVIAQVSTAEPSSEADRRLYVGNIPRTITTDELRKIVEKHGAVEKAEVMYDKYSGRSRRFAFVTMKSAEEAIATIEKLNGTEIGGRTIKVNATEKPLTSSDVSFLQVDDSKFIDSPYKVYVGNLAKNVTTETLKDFFSEKGKVLSAKVSRLPVTSKSSGYGFVTFSSEEDVETAISVLNNTVLEGQKIRVNKA
- the LOC142530339 gene encoding sister chromatid cohesion 1 protein 3-like, with the protein product MFFSHTFLARKGPLGTVWCAAHLQHKLKKSHYTSTDIPSTVERIMYPEVPLALRMSGHLLLGVVRIYSKQVDYLYDYCNDVRITINRVFTSVNVNLPEDANHAPYHSVTLPQTFDLDAMDVDDFYKDWGQDPHIKSQDDITLMDQVPTGKDPYIVVSFNEDDLRDSSFTQENLAAEAVPLEDVTPPVQLDTDAGHKHRSRQSPIGIDERTIGNRSPQDPPSIEIMRNAKQEFHFSSSPILPDCADPDKYLEEQILKDKETYTPVRADAVFPEGLSPSSHRHEEHSFEHLDTSINFVHPTPEIKIQETPPVAQPKVQRRKGKRKQFFDESTVFSNQHIKNALSDTSGIRREKKNCPCSFLDIWKLNNRLKKDSVFFEPLISGSCAAIQDIYKEDFFTSKLHFLITEKEHLETNVSQYTNGNGDDIEIEHLRYNEHASPGRCVPPFSSIMPPSTGRSRRSQFTLKNFNHEFQSERLETTEGSGTLPGTGMGLSSGLPDSEMRTPETFFGGGLHHEHTALFDIPELLNSAGELGFLEQDDNSPAGPQETPEFGLPSINQGTPELRVMSARTRAVAQYLKRQSSTTPLSGKSGESSSGDLSMNKILEGKPRKICARMFSETLVLKNYGLVDLHQEEPYNDITLKITPKLSKGQFSG